A stretch of Desulfobacteraceae bacterium DNA encodes these proteins:
- a CDS encoding transcriptional regulator NrdR has product MKCPFCSEIENKVIDSRLSKDASVIRRRRECIVCHRRFTT; this is encoded by the coding sequence ATGAAGTGCCCGTTTTGTTCCGAAATCGAAAACAAGGTCATCGACTCCCGTTTGAGCAAGGACGCTTCCGTCATCCGCCGGCGCCGGGAGTGCATCGTCTGCCACCGGCGCTTCACGACC
- a CDS encoding serine hydroxymethyltransferase produces MKATVIEQVDPEIAAVIARELDRQSHTLELIASENIASPAVMAVQGSVLTNKYAEGYPGRRYYGGCEFVDVAENLAIERARRLFDAAYANVQPHSGSQANMAVYFALLQPGDTVLGMDLAHGGHLTHGSPASFSGRLFNFVHYGVRRETGTIDYDALARLAREHRPRLIVAGASAYPRIIDFEAFARAAASVDAHLMVDMAHIAGLVAAGLHPSPVPLADVVTSTTHKTLRGPRGGLIVARSDLGGIFNKQIFPGIQGGPLMHTIAAKAVAFKEALSPEFKTYQETIVANARVLADQLLAEGIALVSGGTDNHMMLVDLTNLGITGKEAETLLGRAGITVNKNSIPFETRSPFITSGIRIGTPAVTTRGMQAPEMRAIGGMIAAVLKQPQNEGAVTATRKRIMELCEAFPLYGGCDRAPGEV; encoded by the coding sequence TTGAAAGCAACGGTGATTGAGCAAGTCGATCCCGAGATCGCCGCGGTCATCGCCCGCGAGCTGGACCGCCAGAGCCACACCCTGGAGCTGATCGCCTCCGAAAACATCGCCAGCCCGGCCGTCATGGCCGTTCAGGGCAGCGTCCTGACCAACAAATACGCCGAAGGATACCCCGGCCGGCGCTACTACGGCGGCTGCGAGTTCGTCGATGTGGCCGAAAACCTGGCCATCGAACGTGCCCGGCGGCTGTTTGACGCTGCCTACGCCAATGTCCAGCCGCACTCCGGCTCCCAGGCCAACATGGCGGTCTACTTCGCCCTGCTGCAGCCCGGTGACACCGTTCTGGGGATGGACCTCGCCCACGGCGGCCATCTGACCCACGGCAGCCCGGCCAGTTTTTCCGGCCGGCTGTTTAATTTCGTACATTACGGGGTGCGCCGGGAAACCGGCACCATCGACTACGACGCATTGGCGCGGCTGGCCCGCGAGCACCGGCCGCGGCTGATCGTGGCCGGCGCCAGCGCCTACCCCCGGATCATCGACTTCGAGGCCTTCGCCCGGGCGGCCGCCAGCGTGGACGCCCATCTGATGGTGGACATGGCCCACATTGCGGGGCTTGTGGCCGCAGGTCTCCACCCCTCGCCGGTGCCCCTGGCCGATGTGGTCACCTCCACCACCCACAAGACCCTGCGGGGCCCCCGCGGCGGCCTGATCGTGGCGCGCTCGGATCTCGGCGGTATCTTCAACAAGCAGATCTTTCCCGGCATCCAGGGCGGCCCCCTGATGCACACCATCGCCGCCAAGGCCGTCGCCTTCAAGGAAGCGTTGAGCCCGGAATTCAAGACTTACCAGGAAACCATCGTCGCCAATGCCCGGGTTCTGGCCGATCAGTTGCTGGCCGAAGGGATCGCGCTGGTCTCCGGCGGCACCGACAACCACATGATGCTGGTGGATCTGACCAACCTGGGGATCACCGGCAAGGAGGCCGAAACCCTGCTCGGCCGGGCCGGCATAACGGTCAACAAGAATTCGATCCCCTTTGAGACCCGCAGCCCCTTTATCACCAGCGGGATCCGCATCGGCACCCCGGCGGTCACCACCCGGGGCATGCAGGCGCCGGAAATGCGCGCCATCGGGGGGATGATTGCGGCGGTGCTCAAACAGCCCCAAAACGAGGGCGCCGTGACCGCCACCCGCAAACGGATCATGGAACTTTGCGAGGCTTTTCCGCTTTACGGTGGTTGCGACCGGGCCCCAGGGGAGGTATGA
- the rpiB gene encoding ribose 5-phosphate isomerase B, giving the protein MPEKESPIIIGSDHAAFALKEAVKAYLTQMGIVVRDVGTHAATSVDYPDFGAQVARAVSRGEYRRGILICGTGIGMSIVANRFPHVRAALCNDLFAALMSRRHNDANILVMGGRVVGEGLALEIVRAWLETPFEGGRHQDRLDKFDRLGHKQ; this is encoded by the coding sequence ATGCCCGAAAAAGAAAGTCCGATTATAATTGGAAGCGATCACGCCGCATTTGCCCTGAAAGAGGCGGTCAAAGCCTATCTCACGCAAATGGGAATCGTGGTCCGGGATGTCGGCACGCACGCGGCGACCTCGGTGGATTACCCGGATTTCGGGGCGCAGGTCGCCCGGGCGGTTTCCCGCGGCGAATACCGCCGCGGGATTCTGATCTGCGGCACCGGCATCGGGATGTCCATCGTGGCCAACCGTTTCCCCCACGTCCGGGCGGCGCTGTGCAACGATCTGTTCGCGGCCCTGATGAGCCGGCGGCACAATGACGCCAACATTCTCGTCATGGGCGGGCGGGTCGTCGGCGAAGGGCTGGCCCTTGAAATCGTCCGGGCCTGGCTGGAAACCCCCTTCGAAGGCGGCCGCCACCAGGACCGGCTGGACAAGTTCGACCGCTTGGGCCACAAGCAATAG
- the acpP gene encoding acyl carrier protein: protein MSVEDKVKKIISEKLSVDLAEVVPEASFVDDLGADSLDLVELIMSMEEEFDVEISDEDAEKMATVKDAMDYIASHS, encoded by the coding sequence ATGTCAGTTGAAGATAAGGTGAAGAAAATCATATCCGAGAAATTGAGCGTCGATCTTGCGGAAGTTGTTCCCGAGGCCTCGTTTGTGGACGATCTGGGCGCCGACTCGCTGGACCTGGTCGAGCTGATCATGTCCATGGAGGAGGAGTTCGACGTCGAGATCTCCGACGAGGATGCCGAGAAGATGGCGACCGTCAAGGATGCCATGGACTACATCGCCAGCCACTCGTGA
- the fabF gene encoding beta-ketoacyl-ACP synthase II gives MNRRVVITGVGLVTPLGIGVEETWQGLCAGKSGIGEITRFDASEYETRIAGEVRGFKPEDFLPKKEAKRLEPHISYSIAAARMALEDSGLKINRANAHRVGVLTGCGLGGLAMLERTNRVLETRGPRRVSPFYIPMIIGNMAPGMISIQFGAKGPNSSVATACAAGAHAIGDAVNIIKRGAADAMIAGGVESVITPTCIAGFNAMKALSTRNDDPQKASRPFDRDRDGFVVGEGSGILILETLEAALERGAKIYAEIIGYGMSGDAYHMTSPPPDGEGAARCMAAALQDAVLEPAAIDYINAHGTSTQLNDLFETRAVKTVFGESARSLMISSTKSMTGHLLGGAGGIETVFTALALQRGVVPPTINLENPADECDLDYVPGVARQAAIRVAMTNSFGFGGTNASLILKRHPD, from the coding sequence TTGAACAGGCGGGTTGTGATCACAGGTGTGGGGCTCGTTACGCCGCTGGGGATCGGCGTCGAAGAGACATGGCAGGGCTTGTGCGCCGGAAAGTCCGGAATCGGGGAAATCACCCGCTTCGACGCCTCCGAGTATGAAACCCGGATTGCCGGCGAGGTCCGGGGCTTCAAACCCGAGGATTTTCTGCCCAAGAAGGAGGCCAAGCGGCTCGAGCCGCATATCTCCTACTCCATCGCCGCAGCGCGCATGGCGCTGGAGGACTCCGGCCTGAAGATCAACCGCGCCAATGCCCACCGGGTCGGCGTGTTGACCGGCTGCGGGCTGGGGGGGCTGGCGATGCTCGAGCGGACCAACCGGGTACTGGAAACCCGGGGGCCGCGGCGGGTCAGCCCGTTTTACATCCCCATGATCATCGGCAACATGGCCCCCGGCATGATCTCAATCCAGTTCGGCGCCAAAGGCCCCAATTCCTCGGTGGCCACCGCCTGCGCCGCAGGGGCGCACGCCATCGGCGATGCGGTCAATATCATCAAGCGCGGGGCCGCCGATGCGATGATCGCCGGCGGGGTGGAATCCGTCATCACCCCCACCTGTATTGCCGGCTTCAACGCCATGAAGGCGCTTTCCACGCGCAACGACGACCCCCAGAAGGCCTCCCGGCCTTTCGACCGCGACCGAGACGGCTTCGTTGTCGGCGAGGGCTCGGGTATCCTGATCCTGGAAACCCTCGAGGCGGCGCTGGAGCGGGGGGCGAAGATCTACGCCGAGATCATCGGCTACGGCATGAGCGGCGACGCCTACCATATGACATCGCCTCCCCCCGACGGCGAGGGCGCGGCCCGCTGCATGGCGGCGGCCCTCCAGGACGCCGTACTAGAGCCGGCCGCGATCGATTACATCAACGCCCACGGGACCTCCACCCAGCTCAACGACCTGTTCGAGACCCGGGCGGTCAAGACCGTTTTCGGCGAAAGCGCGCGCTCCCTCATGATCAGCTCCACCAAGTCGATGACCGGCCATCTGCTGGGCGGCGCCGGCGGCATCGAAACCGTTTTTACAGCGCTGGCGCTTCAGCGCGGGGTCGTGCCCCCGACCATCAACCTGGAGAACCCCGCAGACGAGTGCGACCTGGATTACGTTCCCGGGGTCGCCCGCCAGGCGGCCATCCGGGTGGCCATGACCAACTCGTTCGGCTTCGGAGGGACCAACGCCTCGTTGATTCTGAAGCGGCACCCGGACTGA
- the gltX gene encoding glutamate--tRNA ligase: protein MKEIVTRFPPSPSGYLHVGGARTALFNWLYARHMGGRFVLRIEDTDVARSTQASVDAIFEALAWLGIDWDDGPYYQSRRLAIYQEHIQRLLAAGHAYYCTCPPAAVEAMRQRAMASGGKPRYDGTCREKGLSGGEGAVVRFKVRLEGTTVIPDVVKGEIVFQNSELDDFIIQRSDGTPTYNLAVVVDDITMGVNTIIRGDDHVSNTPKQILLFQAFGCPLPTFGHVPMVLGKDKARLSKRHGATSVTAYRDMGFLPEAFLNYLVRLGWSYGDQEFFTVAELVEKFSLENIGRSAGVFDFEKLLALNADHIQAMSPRQLAPRLIPFLAAEGVAAEEGAFIEQVIATLQPRSKTLVDMARDARFYYAQTIVYDEQAAAKFLTRDALEPLERLAQQLEGLPAFTHESLEGAFQAVMAATGLKLGKIAQPVRVALTGRTASPGIFEITEIIGKDKVLERLRAATAFIQGRAA, encoded by the coding sequence ATGAAGGAAATCGTCACCCGCTTTCCCCCCAGCCCCAGCGGTTACCTGCATGTCGGCGGGGCCCGGACCGCGTTGTTCAACTGGCTTTACGCCCGCCACATGGGCGGCCGCTTCGTTCTGCGGATCGAAGACACCGACGTCGCGCGTTCCACCCAGGCCTCGGTGGACGCAATTTTCGAGGCCCTGGCGTGGCTGGGCATCGACTGGGATGACGGCCCCTACTACCAGTCCCGGCGCCTGGCCATCTATCAGGAGCACATCCAGCGGCTGCTGGCAGCCGGCCACGCGTACTACTGCACCTGCCCGCCGGCGGCGGTGGAGGCCATGCGCCAGCGGGCCATGGCCAGCGGCGGCAAACCCCGCTATGACGGCACCTGCCGCGAAAAAGGGCTTTCCGGCGGGGAGGGCGCCGTGGTGCGCTTCAAGGTCCGCCTGGAGGGCACCACCGTGATCCCGGACGTGGTCAAGGGCGAGATCGTCTTCCAAAATTCGGAGCTGGACGATTTCATCATCCAGCGCAGCGACGGCACACCCACCTACAACCTGGCGGTGGTGGTGGACGACATCACCATGGGGGTCAACACGATCATCCGCGGCGACGACCACGTCAGCAACACCCCCAAACAGATCCTGCTCTTCCAGGCCTTCGGCTGCCCCCTGCCGACTTTCGGTCACGTGCCCATGGTCCTGGGCAAGGACAAGGCCCGGCTGAGCAAGCGCCACGGCGCCACGTCGGTGACCGCCTACCGGGACATGGGCTTTCTGCCCGAGGCCTTCCTGAACTATCTCGTCCGGCTGGGGTGGTCCTACGGCGACCAGGAGTTTTTCACCGTTGCGGAACTGGTGGAAAAGTTCTCCCTGGAGAACATCGGCCGCTCGGCGGGAGTCTTCGACTTCGAGAAGCTCCTGGCACTGAACGCCGACCACATCCAGGCCATGTCCCCCCGGCAGCTGGCGCCGCGCTTGATCCCCTTTTTGGCGGCCGAAGGGGTCGCCGCCGAGGAGGGTGCCTTTATCGAACAGGTCATCGCAACCCTCCAGCCCCGCAGCAAAACCCTGGTGGACATGGCCCGCGACGCCCGTTTCTACTACGCCCAGACCATCGTCTACGACGAACAGGCGGCCGCCAAATTCCTCACCCGGGATGCCCTGGAGCCCCTGGAGCGCCTGGCACAACAACTGGAAGGCCTTCCGGCCTTCACCCACGAAAGCCTGGAGGGCGCCTTTCAGGCCGTGATGGCCGCAACCGGCTTGAAGCTGGGCAAGATCGCCCAGCCCGTGCGGGTGGCCCTGACCGGGCGGACCGCCAGCCCCGGCATTTTCGAAATTACCGAGATCATCGGCAAGGACAAGGTCCTGGAGCGCCTGCGGGCCGCGACGGCCTTCATCCAGGGCCGCGCGGCGTGA
- a CDS encoding cytidine/deoxycytidylate deaminase family protein produces MSAGRSRPSWESYFMQITALVAQRSTCLRRAVGAVIVKDKRILATGYNGAPSGAQHCIDVGCLRERLKVASGERHELCRAIHAEQNAIIQAAYLGVSIQGATLFCTNLPCAICAKMIINAGIKKIYYQNAYADPMSQELLAEAGVEVIHFEPENQGGAP; encoded by the coding sequence ATGAGCGCGGGTCGCAGCCGCCCCTCCTGGGAAAGTTACTTCATGCAAATCACCGCCCTCGTGGCCCAGCGCTCCACCTGCCTGCGGCGCGCCGTGGGGGCCGTGATCGTCAAGGACAAGCGCATCCTGGCCACGGGCTACAACGGGGCCCCCAGCGGCGCCCAGCACTGCATCGACGTGGGCTGCCTGCGGGAGCGGCTCAAGGTGGCCTCCGGCGAGCGCCACGAGCTCTGCCGGGCCATTCACGCCGAGCAAAATGCCATCATCCAGGCGGCCTACCTGGGGGTCAGCATCCAGGGGGCGACGCTCTTCTGCACCAACCTGCCCTGCGCCATCTGCGCCAAGATGATCATCAATGCCGGCATAAAAAAAATCTACTACCAGAATGCCTACGCGGATCCCATGTCCCAGGAGCTTTTGGCGGAGGCCGGGGTCGAAGTGATTCATTTCGAACCCGAAAATCAGGGAGGCGCCCCATGA
- a CDS encoding ZIP family metal transporter, which produces MLFQWFTGLNPVTQALLATLFTWFVTALGAGMVFFFRTINRRMLNGMLGFAAGVMIAASFWSLLAPAIEMAEEGPLPAWVPAVLGFLAGGAFLWLVDKILPHLHLGLPREEAEGIQTHWRRSVLLVLAITLHNIPEGLAVGVAFGALAADLPSATLAGAVALALGIGIQNFPEGAAVSVPLRREGLSRLKSFWYGQLSGVVEPIAGVLGAAAVILMRPILPYALAFAAGAMIFVVIEELIPESQLDKNTDVSTVGAMVGFAVMMTLDVSLG; this is translated from the coding sequence ATGCTATTCCAGTGGTTTACAGGGCTGAACCCGGTGACACAGGCCCTTTTGGCCACCCTTTTCACCTGGTTTGTGACTGCCCTGGGCGCCGGGATGGTGTTTTTTTTCAGGACCATCAACCGCAGGATGCTGAACGGCATGCTGGGGTTTGCGGCGGGGGTGATGATCGCCGCCAGCTTCTGGTCGCTGCTGGCGCCCGCCATCGAGATGGCCGAAGAGGGGCCCCTGCCGGCGTGGGTACCGGCAGTGCTGGGCTTTCTGGCCGGCGGCGCCTTTCTGTGGCTGGTGGACAAAATCCTGCCCCACCTGCACCTGGGATTGCCGCGCGAGGAGGCCGAGGGGATCCAGACCCACTGGCGGCGCAGCGTTCTGCTGGTGCTGGCGATCACCCTGCACAACATTCCTGAGGGGCTGGCGGTGGGGGTGGCCTTCGGGGCCCTGGCGGCGGACCTGCCGTCGGCGACTCTTGCCGGGGCGGTGGCGCTGGCGCTGGGGATCGGCATCCAGAATTTTCCCGAAGGTGCCGCGGTCTCGGTGCCCCTGCGGCGCGAGGGGCTATCGCGCCTCAAGAGCTTCTGGTACGGTCAGCTCTCCGGTGTGGTCGAGCCGATTGCCGGCGTGCTGGGCGCCGCCGCGGTCATCCTGATGCGTCCGATTCTGCCGTACGCCCTGGCGTTTGCCGCCGGCGCGATGATATTCGTGGTGATCGAGGAGCTGATACCGGAGTCCCAGTTGGACAAGAACACCGATGTCTCGACGGTCGGGGCCATGGTGGGGTTTGCCGTGATGATGACCCTGGACGTCTCCCTGGGGTAG
- the fabG gene encoding 3-oxoacyl-[acyl-carrier-protein] reductase, whose product MSETSVRTVVVTGGSRGIGRAVCRVFAVPTCRVYFNYAAAAEAAREVEQLAAAAGGRATGIQADVSDEVSVKAFIDQVLAETGRIDVLVNNAGITRDGLLVRMKAEDWDAVVDTNLKGAFLCTKLAAKAMMKQRFGRIINISSVVAVTGNPGQANYVASKAGLIGFTKAVALELASRGITANAVAPGFIETDMTVSLGEKARDAMVAQIPLGRPGTAEEVAAVVEFLASERAAYLTGQVLHVSGGMYV is encoded by the coding sequence ATGAGCGAAACAAGCGTGCGCACCGTGGTGGTCACCGGGGGCTCCCGGGGCATCGGCCGGGCGGTTTGCCGGGTCTTCGCCGTTCCCACCTGTCGGGTGTATTTCAACTATGCCGCCGCGGCCGAAGCGGCCCGCGAGGTGGAGCAGCTGGCGGCGGCGGCCGGGGGCCGGGCCACCGGCATCCAGGCCGATGTCAGCGACGAAGTCAGCGTCAAGGCCTTCATCGACCAGGTGCTGGCCGAAACCGGGCGAATCGACGTGCTGGTCAACAACGCCGGCATCACCCGCGACGGCCTGCTGGTTCGGATGAAGGCCGAAGACTGGGACGCGGTGGTGGACACCAATCTCAAAGGCGCCTTTCTCTGCACCAAATTGGCCGCCAAGGCGATGATGAAGCAGCGCTTTGGCCGCATCATCAACATCTCCTCGGTGGTGGCGGTCACCGGCAATCCCGGTCAGGCCAATTACGTCGCCTCCAAGGCCGGGCTGATCGGCTTCACCAAGGCGGTCGCGCTGGAGCTGGCCTCCCGCGGGATCACGGCCAATGCGGTGGCCCCGGGGTTCATCGAGACCGACATGACCGTCTCCCTGGGCGAAAAGGCCCGGGACGCGATGGTCGCCCAGATTCCGCTGGGGCGCCCCGGCACGGCCGAGGAGGTGGCCGCGGTGGTCGAATTTCTGGCCTCCGAGCGGGCGGCTTACCTGACCGGACAGGTGCTGCACGTCAGCGGCGGCATGTACGTATAA
- a CDS encoding acyl-CoA dehydrogenase family protein: MTTDVIEAAKPPRGLDPEDRQMVVDTIRQLRKRLLTKEKILEFDKKEIFPEAEIREMLGPEIGLQLLFLPEAYGGMGGGARDTCAVTRELGRICLGVGTAFFAIQLGADPIFVGATRQQKEKWLGAIASGDTLVAYAVTEPGAGSNLAALKTKADPVTDADGKVLGYTLNGTKQFISTGGYADFVTVLAKTPEGPSFFIVERGTPGFVQGKGEEKHGIRASNTSPLSFTDVYVPVENLIGEVPGQGLKQANRVFGYTRLMVAAMALGAGEAAMEIAIRYAAERIQFGGPLSEKQGYTHKLIVPSVVRLAAAEAYMDEVALRLDSGDEDLQVEGSISKLFTTEAANTAAEHAMQALGGYGYICEFEVEKIKRDVRITSIYEGTSEIQQSIISTFRWKTSRKTRGGFYGDIAAEMARLADAGPEDPGCRTLAQAATVLNAAIDLVHENRLTKQQYLMFALADMMTHVEIGASMARRAVAHARQADPQAAKYHHMARIFAAEVAERVAVNLNKIVVGSGVFSTAEADAFLQAVSHQTLILSGSSVIADMDRVADFIFERSS, encoded by the coding sequence ATGACGACTGACGTGATCGAAGCCGCCAAGCCCCCCCGGGGATTGGACCCCGAGGACCGGCAAATGGTGGTGGACACCATTCGCCAGCTGCGCAAACGGCTTCTGACCAAGGAAAAGATCCTAGAGTTCGACAAAAAGGAGATCTTCCCCGAAGCCGAGATCCGCGAAATGCTGGGCCCCGAGATCGGCCTGCAACTCCTTTTTCTGCCCGAAGCATACGGCGGCATGGGCGGCGGGGCGCGCGACACCTGCGCCGTCACCCGTGAGCTGGGCAGGATCTGCCTGGGCGTGGGGACGGCATTTTTTGCCATCCAGCTGGGGGCCGACCCGATTTTCGTCGGCGCCACCCGCCAGCAGAAGGAGAAGTGGCTGGGGGCGATCGCCTCGGGCGATACCCTGGTGGCCTATGCGGTGACCGAGCCCGGGGCCGGCAGCAACCTGGCGGCCTTAAAAACCAAGGCCGACCCGGTCACCGACGCGGACGGCAAGGTCCTCGGCTACACTTTAAACGGCACCAAGCAGTTCATCTCCACCGGGGGCTATGCGGACTTTGTCACCGTTCTGGCCAAAACCCCGGAGGGCCCCTCCTTTTTTATCGTCGAGCGCGGAACCCCCGGCTTCGTTCAGGGCAAGGGCGAGGAAAAACACGGCATTCGGGCATCCAACACCTCGCCGCTGTCCTTCACCGATGTCTACGTGCCGGTTGAAAACCTGATCGGGGAGGTTCCCGGTCAGGGGCTGAAGCAGGCCAACCGGGTGTTCGGCTACACCCGCCTGATGGTGGCCGCCATGGCCCTGGGGGCCGGTGAGGCGGCCATGGAAATCGCCATCCGCTACGCCGCCGAGCGCATCCAGTTCGGCGGGCCGCTTTCTGAAAAGCAAGGCTACACCCACAAGCTGATCGTTCCCAGCGTGGTGCGCCTGGCGGCGGCTGAGGCCTACATGGACGAGGTGGCCCTGCGGCTGGACTCCGGCGACGAAGACCTCCAGGTGGAGGGCTCCATCTCCAAGCTCTTCACCACCGAAGCAGCCAACACCGCGGCCGAACACGCCATGCAGGCCCTTGGCGGATACGGCTACATCTGCGAGTTCGAAGTCGAGAAAATCAAGCGCGACGTCCGCATCACCAGCATCTACGAGGGCACCAGCGAAATCCAGCAGAGCATCATCAGCACCTTTCGCTGGAAGACCTCCCGCAAAACCAGGGGCGGCTTCTACGGTGACATCGCCGCGGAAATGGCGCGCCTGGCCGACGCCGGGCCCGAGGACCCGGGCTGCCGGACCCTGGCCCAGGCCGCCACGGTCCTCAACGCCGCCATTGACCTGGTGCATGAAAACCGCCTGACCAAGCAACAGTACCTGATGTTCGCCCTGGCGGACATGATGACCCACGTGGAGATCGGCGCCAGCATGGCCCGCCGCGCCGTCGCCCACGCCCGCCAGGCCGACCCCCAGGCGGCCAAATATCACCACATGGCGCGGATCTTCGCTGCCGAAGTGGCCGAGCGGGTGGCGGTCAACCTGAACAAGATCGTGGTCGGCTCCGGGGTCTTCAGCACCGCCGAGGCCGACGCCTTCCTTCAGGCGGTGTCCCATCAAACGCTGATTCTGAGCGGATCTTCCGTCATCGCCGACATGGACCGGGTGGCGGATTTCATCTTCGAGCGATCCTCATGA
- the rpmF gene encoding 50S ribosomal protein L32 — MALPKHKTSKSKRDMRRAHKKLAAVAITKCPQCGEAKLPHHVCPECGVYKGRDVVKTEED; from the coding sequence ATGGCCTTACCAAAGCACAAAACCTCTAAGTCAAAGCGGGATATGCGCCGGGCCCACAAAAAACTGGCGGCGGTTGCCATCACCAAATGCCCCCAGTGCGGCGAGGCCAAGCTGCCGCATCATGTCTGCCCGGAATGCGGGGTCTACAAGGGGCGGGACGTTGTGAAAACCGAGGAAGATTAA